From a single Stomoxys calcitrans chromosome 4, idStoCalc2.1, whole genome shotgun sequence genomic region:
- the LOC131997188 gene encoding uncharacterized protein LOC131997188 isoform X1, whose amino-acid sequence MNNNNKSSQKCKVCQDRHHLRFCLIFNKMTVLERVKVAKEKGYCFNCLCGSHTREWCRSRNACAVCNRNHHTKLHVDGTNEPKKQAHCNKPYSYQKQSSHEFLSSRTQSKTHKANSSHQKPKSQAEGYQIRQRLGGRSKKHVFMPTALARAITIVGANKTRILLNSGATETVILKSFVKNNQFQTTKRNDKEYCTVNLQSFHDSAVKIQIHGLVQSKFTSPLPEKVQDRILENTYSHLPDLADPHFYHPVSIDIMVGNDELAKVLKAGLIQTASHMPIAQSTVFGWVISGARYY is encoded by the exons atgaacaacaacaacaaaag CTCCCAAAAATGCAAGGTCTGCCAAGACAGACATCACCTGCGGTTTTGTTTGATCTTCAACAAAATGACTGTTTTAGAACGTGTAAAGGTGGCAAAGGAGAAGGGATATTGCTTTAACTGCCTTTGTGGGTCTCATACCAGGGAATGGTGCCGTTCTCGGAATGCTTGCGCAGTGTGTAACAGAAATCACCATACAAAACTTCACGTTGATGGTACCAATGAGCCCAAAAAGCAAGCCCACTGCAACAAGCCATATTCATACCAAAAACAGTCGTCACATGAATTTTTATCATCTCGTACCCAAAGTAAAACACACAAAGCCAATTCATCGCATCAGAAACCAAAGTCTCAAGCAGAAGGATACCAAATAAGACAACGCCTTGGCGGACGGTCCAAGAAGCATGTATTTATGCCAACTGCGTTGGCACGTGCAATAACCATAGTTGGAGCAAACAAGACCCGAATTTTATTAAACTCAGGAGCAACAGAGACTGTTATATTAAAGTCATTTGTAAAAAACAATCAGTTCCAGACAacaaaaaggaatgacaaagaGTACTGTACGGTTAATTTACAATCGTTTCACGACAGTGCCGTCAAAATACAAATCCATGGATTGGTACAATCAAAATTTACTTCACCGCTTCCAGAAAAAGTGCAGGACAGGATACTAGAAAATACTTATAGTCACCTTCCTGATTTAGCCGATCCCCATTTCTATCATCCGGTCAGCATCGATATTATGGTTGGCAACGATGAGCTAGCGAAGGTGCTAAAGGCTGGTCTTATCCAAACAGCAAGTCATATGCCTATAGCTCAAAGCACTGTGTTTGGATGGGTGATCTCGGGGGCTAGATATTATTAA
- the LOC131997188 gene encoding uncharacterized protein LOC131997188 isoform X2: MTVLERVKVAKEKGYCFNCLCGSHTREWCRSRNACAVCNRNHHTKLHVDGTNEPKKQAHCNKPYSYQKQSSHEFLSSRTQSKTHKANSSHQKPKSQAEGYQIRQRLGGRSKKHVFMPTALARAITIVGANKTRILLNSGATETVILKSFVKNNQFQTTKRNDKEYCTVNLQSFHDSAVKIQIHGLVQSKFTSPLPEKVQDRILENTYSHLPDLADPHFYHPVSIDIMVGNDELAKVLKAGLIQTASHMPIAQSTVFGWVISGARYY, encoded by the coding sequence ATGACTGTTTTAGAACGTGTAAAGGTGGCAAAGGAGAAGGGATATTGCTTTAACTGCCTTTGTGGGTCTCATACCAGGGAATGGTGCCGTTCTCGGAATGCTTGCGCAGTGTGTAACAGAAATCACCATACAAAACTTCACGTTGATGGTACCAATGAGCCCAAAAAGCAAGCCCACTGCAACAAGCCATATTCATACCAAAAACAGTCGTCACATGAATTTTTATCATCTCGTACCCAAAGTAAAACACACAAAGCCAATTCATCGCATCAGAAACCAAAGTCTCAAGCAGAAGGATACCAAATAAGACAACGCCTTGGCGGACGGTCCAAGAAGCATGTATTTATGCCAACTGCGTTGGCACGTGCAATAACCATAGTTGGAGCAAACAAGACCCGAATTTTATTAAACTCAGGAGCAACAGAGACTGTTATATTAAAGTCATTTGTAAAAAACAATCAGTTCCAGACAacaaaaaggaatgacaaagaGTACTGTACGGTTAATTTACAATCGTTTCACGACAGTGCCGTCAAAATACAAATCCATGGATTGGTACAATCAAAATTTACTTCACCGCTTCCAGAAAAAGTGCAGGACAGGATACTAGAAAATACTTATAGTCACCTTCCTGATTTAGCCGATCCCCATTTCTATCATCCGGTCAGCATCGATATTATGGTTGGCAACGATGAGCTAGCGAAGGTGCTAAAGGCTGGTCTTATCCAAACAGCAAGTCATATGCCTATAGCTCAAAGCACTGTGTTTGGATGGGTGATCTCGGGGGCTAGATATTATTAA